Proteins encoded together in one Anopheles darlingi chromosome 3, idAnoDarlMG_H_01, whole genome shotgun sequence window:
- the LOC125956830 gene encoding H/ACA ribonucleoprotein complex non-core subunit NAF1, with protein MEDIVIEPDNTNGDKRHTRLISDDSSVEAQDTESPKSASEIATPYVDKEAEATKESLKDDVPPSTEAKNTSTESKQEVEQDSALEPKTTADSAAPQVDPLEVVPSSKEKIEENVEIKNIEGKETSQSETIEAKVGDIKMTETPEESQTMEVEEERPTETKPDSAVISIEKQIVEQQQLEKLAVQNITGNSSLSLLSQYAGSSEDSASDSDSMEEAEKKLPSSSSSEDEDDVQETKEHVLAESYRYREDPILVSDAETMDTNVVSSDDEEGDNTAKAGPLRTKGEILLHEMPPIEELTITVPEEECQPIGRIDSIVAQIVLVQSEPGVELLNLETVLFLDRGKRTLGKIFDVIGQVNRPIYCVLFNSNQEVLAKNITVGMEVFCAPRTEHTSFIILSELMRMKGSDASWMNDNEPPPHMVEYSDDESERYARKGHKKGANAKEPPGQNVQSQQNPQQYQQHYQRSHHQPRGQFRRPTGNYRRNNYPRRPSGYSWHHNLNQPDHQRQQQPQGSSQQSHNPTMLPNPFAAFRQPPSSGPQ; from the exons ATGGAGGATATTGTGATAGAGCCTGATAATACGAATGGCGACAAGCGGCATACACGTTTGATATCGGACGACAGCAGCGTGGAAGCACAGGACACGGAAAGCCCCAAATCAGCATCGGAAATCGCTACCCCGTATGTGGATAAGGAAGCGGAAGCTACAAAGGAAAGTTTAAAAGACGATGTCCCCCCTTCAACCGAAGCAAAAAATACTAGCACTGAGAGTAAGCAGGAAGTAGAGCAAGATTCAGCCCTAGAACCGAAAACCACAGCTGATTCCGCTGCACCGCAAGTTGACCCCTTAGAAGTGGTGCCAAGCAGTAAAGAGAAGATTGAAGAAAACgtagaaataaaaaatatcgaaggaaaagaaacatctCAATCAGAGACTATCGAAGCGAAAGTAGGTGATATCAAGATGACTGAAACACCCGAGGAAAGCCAAACGATGGAAGTCGAGGAAGAACGACCTACAGAGACAAAGCCGGATAGTGCAGTGATTTCAATAGAAAAACAGATTgttgaacagcaacagcttgaGAAACTGGCTGTACAGAATATCACGGGAAACAGTTCCTTGTCGCTACTTAGTCAGTACGCGGGAAGTTCCGAAGATTCGGCATCTGATTCGGATAGCATGGAAGAAGCTGAAAAGAAGCTTccctcgtcctcatcctcggaagatgaggatgatgtACAGGAAACGAAAGAGCACGTTCTGGCTGAGAGCTATCGCTACCGCGAGGATCCCATTCTGGTTAGTGATGCAGAAACCATGGACACAAA CGTCGTGTCGTCcgatgatgaagaaggagaCAACACTGCCAAGGCAGGTCCGCTTCGCACGAAAGGAGAAATTCTCTTGCACGAGATGCCACCGATCGAGGAGCTAACGATTACGGTTCCCGAGGAGGAATGCCAACCAATCGGTCGCATCGATTCCATTGTCGCCCAGATCGTACTGGTGCAGTCGGAACCGGGCGTGGAGCTCCTTAACCTGGAGACCGTTCTGTTTCTTGATCGCGGAAAACGAACTTTGGGCAAAATCTTTGACGTCATCGGGCAGGTGAACAGGCCAATCTATTGCGTACTGTTCAATTCGAACCAGGAGGTACTGGCCAAAAACATTACCGTTGGGATGGAGGTGTTCTGTGCGCCCCGGACCGAACACACTTCGTTTATCATTCTATCGGAGTTGATGCGAATGAAGGGTTCGGATGCAAGCTGGATGAACGATAATGAGCCACCGCCACATATGGTCGAGTATTCCGATGATGAATCAGAACGGTATGCTAGAAAGGGTCACAAGAAGGGTGCCAATGCGAAAGAACCCCCGGGGCAAAACGTACAGTCCCAACAAAACCCACAACAGTACCAACAGCATTATCAACGatcgcaccaccaaccgagagGCCAGTTTCGGCGTCCCACAGGAAACTACCGAAGAAATAATTACCCGCGGCGACCATCGGGATACAGTTGGCATCATAATTTAAACCAACCTGACCatcaacgacagcagcaaccgcaaggTTCCTCCCAACAGTCGCATAATCCCACCATGCTACCGAATCCGTTCGCTGCATTTCGACAACCGCCCTCTTCTGGACCACAGTAA
- the LOC125957560 gene encoding probable enoyl-CoA hydratase, mitochondrial, producing the protein MANIARLFASRVAQLAQQQQHQQTKLLRLYSSAAPKAYEFIKAELTGEKKNVALITLNRPKALNALCNGLVAEISDALDRYEADDSIGAIVITGSEKAFAAGADIKEMQPNTYAKCINTDFLANWTRVAKAQKPIIAAVNGYALGGGCELAMMCDIIYAGDKARFGQPEIALGTIPGAGGTQRTTRSMGKSKAMEMCLTGNMITAEEAERAGLVSKVIPADKLVSEAVKLGEKISTFSPLIVRLCKEAVNTAYESSLNEGLKFERRHFHATFSTKDRLEGMTAFVEKRAPKFSNE; encoded by the exons ATGGCCAACATTGCACGCCTTTTCGCTTCCCGTGTCGCCCAGCTggcccagcaacagcagcaccagcagaccaAACTGTTGCGGCTCTACAGCAGCGCTG CTCCCAAAGCGTACGAATTCATCAAGGCGGAACTGACGGGCGAGAAGAAGAATGTGGCTCTTATCACGCTGAACCGACCGAAGGCACTGAATGCGCTGTGCAATGGGCTGGTGGCCGAAATTAGCGACGCACTGGATCGTTACGAGGCGGACGATTCGATCGGAGCGATCGTGATTACGGGCAGCGAGAAGGCGTTCGCGGCCGGTGCCGACATCAAGGAGATGCAACCGAACACGTACGCCAAGTGCATCAACACCGACTTCCTGGCCAACTGGACGCGAGTGGCCAAGGCACAGAAGCCGATCATTGCGGCTGTTAACGGGTACGCGCTCGGCGGTGGCTGCGAGCTGGCGATGATGTGTGACATTATCTACGCCGGCGATAAGGCACGGTTCGGCCAGCCGGAGATTGCGCTCGGTACGatccccggtgccggtggtaccCAGCGTACGACTCGCTCGATGGGCAAATCGAAGGCCATGGAGATGTGTCTGACCGGTAACATGATCACGGCCGAGGAAGCGGAACGGGCGGGGCTCGTCAGCAAGGTGATTCCGGCCGACAAGCTGGTCTCGGAGGCGGTTAAGCTGGGTGAAAAGATTTCCACCTTCTCGCCCCTGATCGTTCGTCTGTGCAAGGAAGCGGTCAACACGGCCTACGAGTCTTCGTTGAACGAAGGATTGAAGTTCGAACGGCGCCACTTCCATGCTACCTTCTCCACCAAGGATCGTCTTGAGGGTATGACGGCCTTCGTTGAGAAGCGTGCACCGAAGTTTTCCAACGAATAG
- the LOC125956797 gene encoding inositol-3-phosphate synthase: MSSSELKVLSPNVRYSDGHIEVDYQYQTTTVLASGSAGYTVKPETTELSIRTERHVPRLGLMLVGWGGNNGSTLTAALEANKRGLEWRTRQGVQKANWYGSITQSSTVLLGSDASGHDVYIPMNKLVPIVNPDDIVVDGWDISSLNIGDAMQRAQVLEVGLQDQVYKRLAQLRPRRSIYDPDFIAANQADRADNTIPGTRYEQYQQIVKDIREFKQQSGVEKIVILWTANTERFAEVQEGVNTTMADLERSLKQNHSEISPSTIFAMAAISEKCIYINGSPQNTFVPGVVEMAEHYGAFIAGDDFKSGQTKLKSVLVDFLVSAGIKPVSIVSYNHLGNNDGKNLSAPQQFRSKEISKSNVVDDMVASNHILYEPEEHPDHCVVIKYVPYVGDSKRAMDEYTSQIMLGGHNTLVIHNTCEDSLLATPLILDLAILGELCSRIQIRRKEPADQEYVPFRSVLSLLSYLCKAPLVPQGTPVVNSLFRQRTAIENIMRACVGLPPLSHMTLEHRFDLPIGDSQHLQAQPCAKKARVNGTAAPASLANGNCNGVHNGNH, translated from the exons ATGTCGTCATCGGAGTTAAAAGTTCTTTCGCCGAATGTGCGCTACAGCGATGGCCACATCGAGGTTGACTACCAGTACCAAACGACAACCGTATTGGCCAGTGGGTCGGCCGGGTATACG GTGAAACCCGAAACGACCGAACTGAGCATTCGCACCGAAAGACACGTACCGCGGCTCGGTCTGATGCTGGTCGGCTGGGGTGGCAATAACGGTTCGACGCTAACGGCCGCCCTGGAAGCTAACAAGCGTGGTCTCGAGTGGCGCACCCGCCAGGGTGTTCAGAAAGCAAACTGGTACGGGTCAATCACGCAATCATCAACCGTACTACTCGGATCGGATGCGTCCGGTCATGATGTGTACATTCCGATGAACAAGCTAGTCCCGATTGTAAATCCGGACGATATCGTCGTCGATGGGTGGGACATTAGCTCGCTCAACATTGGTGATGCGATGCAGCGCGCTCAGGTGCTGGAGGTGGGACTACAGGATCAGGTGTACAAGCGCCTGGCACAGCTACGACCACGTCGCTCGATCTACGATCCGGACTTTATCGCGGCCAATCAGGCCGACCGAGCGGACAATACGATCCCCGGTACGCGCTACGAACAATACCAGCAGATTGTTAAGGACATTCGCGAGTTTAAGCAACAGTCCGGTGTGGAGAAGATAGTCATCCTTTGGACGGCCAACACGGAGCGCTTCGCCGAGGTGCAGGAAGGTGTCAACACGACGATGGCCGATCTGGAGCGTTCGTTGAAGCAAAACCATTCCGAGATCTCACCATCGACGATCTTTGCGATGGCGGCTATTTCGGAAAAA TGTATCTACATCAATGGATCACCACAGAACACGTTCGTACCCGGTGTGGTGGAGATGGCCGAACATTACGGGGCGTTCATAGCGGGCGATGACTTCAAGTCGGGCCAGACGAAGCTCAAGTCGGTGCTGGTCGATTTTCTGGTTTCTGCTGGCATCAAGCCCGTGTCGATCGTCAGCTACAACCATCTCGGTAACAACGATGGCAAGAATCTCTCAGCCCCGCAGCAATTCCGTTCGAAGGAGATCTCCAAGAGTAACGTGGTGGACGATATGGTTGCCTCGAACCACATCCTTTACGAACCGGAGGAACATCCCGATCATTGCGTCGTGATCAAGTACGTACCGTACGTGGGGGATAGCAAGCGGGCAATGGACGAGTACACGAGCCAGATTATGCtcggtggccacaacacaCTCGTCATACACAATACGTGCGAGGATTCGCTGCTCGCTACGCCCCTTATCCTCGATCTGGCGATCCTGGGCGAGCTGTGCTCACGCATTCAGATTCGTCGCAAGGAACCGGCTGACCAGGAGTACGTACCGTTCCGCTCGGTACTTTCGCTTCTAAGTTATCTGTGCAAGGCTCCGCTCGTACCGCAGGGTACCCCCGTCGTCAACTCGCTGTTCCGTCAGCGAACGGCCATCGAAAACATTATGCGGGCCTGCGTTGGACTGCCGCCGCTCAGCCACATGACGCTGGAGCACCGCTTCGATCTACCGATTGGCGATAGCCAGCATCTCCAGGCTCAACCATGTGCCAAAAAGGCGCGTGTGAATGGCACGGCCGCTCCTGCATCGCTCGCGAATGGCAATTGCAACGGAGTACACAATGGCAACCATTAA
- the LOC125956931 gene encoding death-associated protein 1, with amino-acid sequence MADDDKELVAGRLPAVKAGGMRIVQHKTPSNDRPAKDPVEVIGLSNPAPNVNTGEVAQAAPSSKSADHSVEASQVAHAQKPPAAVHQKPVNHIQQPRK; translated from the exons atggctgatgatgacaAAGAGCTGGTCGCTGGACGACTTCCAGCAG TGAAAGCTGGCGGCATGCGTATTGTGCAGCACAAAACGCCCAGCAACGACAGGCCTGCTAAGGATCCGGTTGAGGTGATCGGGCTTTCG AATCCGGCCCCGAACGTCAACACGGGAGAGGTGGCCCAGGCGGCACCGAGCTCGAAGAGTGCCGACCATTCCGTTGAGGCGTCACAGGTGGCCCATGCCCAGAAACCTCCGGCTGCGGTGCACCAAAAGCCCGTCAACCACATCCAGCAGCCCCGGAAGTGA
- the LOC125957113 gene encoding uncharacterized protein LOC125957113 → MDAGAQEKVARRAALRNEYWRTMTNPHNHLRGESGGVFDTGLARFQAMRVSHFEHFKPTGRSFKIGLFTVVIPIFVYAKLMKHERDQREHQYRTGQVAYADRRFKFI, encoded by the exons ATGGATGCTGGAGCTCAGGAAAAGGTCGCTCGGCGTGCGGCCCTTCGCAACGAATACTGGCGAACGATGACGAATCCGCACAACCATCTGCGCGGTGAATCCGGCGGTGTG TTCGACACTGGCCTAGCGCGTTTCCAGGCGATGCGGGTGAGCCATTTCGAACACTTCAAGCCCACCGGAAGGTCCTTCAAGATCGGTTTGTTTACCGTCGTGATTCCGATCTTCGTCTATGCCAAGCTGATGAAGCACGAGCGCGACCAGCGAGAGCACCAGTATCGCACCGGTCAGGTGGCCTACGCTGATCGTCGCTTCAAGTTCATCTAA